AGGAagcacaagacacacacacacacacacacacacagagagagagagagagagagagagagagagagagagagagagagagagagaaagagagagattgagaggagaaggaaggggaaagagagaacagaagggAGGACTGGTCGAAGGGCCAGTGGAGCAGGGGGGCTGGGAGGGACAGGCCACGAACTTGCAAGGGAGCTGAGGGGAGCTGCGGCAGTGGGGAGAGTTGAAAGGCTGGAAATGCATGAGGAGGAGGAACAGAACATGCCTGTCTGGACAGGTGCAGCAGCCCTGGCAGAGTTCACTGTCCCCATTCTTATGGAACACCTCCTGGCTGCTGACCCAGGAACCATTCTCCTAGGACTGGAGCCTTGGACACTTGAGTTTGGGAGTGAATGAGAAAAAAGCTTCATGGGGTGCCTCTGGGTGGCTGTGGTGGGAGAGCAGGGGCAGCTCTGAGGCGGAGGGAGCATGTGATAGAGGCCAGACCTTGCGCCCACCTGCACCCTTGGGAGCCAGGGAGAGGCCGTGATGGGGCGGCGAGCTGGGGTCGGGGACCTGAGGTGGGGGGCTGGGTTGGACGCAGCTGGGTCCTGGCTTAgcttcctggctctgcctccccaTCAGGATGTCTGGCTGTGCTCCCCAGAGACCCCCACCGAGGCCCCACGGTGGCTGCAGCTGCCTCTACTTTTTGTAGTTGCCAAACTGGATGGCCAGGCGGTCAGTGACGCAGCGGAAAGTGGCCGGCTGCACCTCCCAGTAGGGCACGGGGTTGTTGAAGAGGCTGATGCCATTGTAGTAGGCCCGCTTCACCCCGAAGCCCACGGGACAGAAGTCGTTGACACCCACTTTGGTGATGTTGTTGGAGTGCAGATAGACCACCTGAAGGTAGAGGGGCTGCGTCACTGcaggcctccctccctccatgcCAAGCCCACTGCCCCCAGGAGGCATTTTGCTGTTACCTCTGCACCCTACTTCAAGGGCCACACCAGAGGCTCCCTGTTGTTGGGAGGAGCAAACCAAGGCATGGGCGTGTTCTTTGTGTGGGTGTCAGCCAGGATTAAGGCACTGGATGTGACCAGGGACCAGGATGAGGGTCTCAGGTGGGGCAGGTTGAGGAtatgtgggggtggggctggggtagGGGTGTGTTTGGTGGTGTGAAGTGAAGGAAAGGTGGCCTGACCCTCGGGGGAGCACCCTCACACTCCATGGGGCACGAGAGGAGAAAGAGCCCTTGGGGTGCCCTCCTCTTTCTTCCAGTCATCAGAGGAGCTCGCCCTCTAGCAGCCCCTCCAACTCTCTGGAGCCACTGTCTTGCTGTCTTGGAGAGGAGCAGAGGAGGGCAGGCAAGGCGCCTGCTGGGTTGGGCTGGGAGCCCAGTGCTAGTGAACATGACAATGGCCACTAGAGGGCGCTCTCAGCCCATCATGGGCATGGCCTTCGTGGTGCTGGCTCACAGCTGGTGCGGATGGGGGTGCTCCAAACAAGTGTGGATGGAGCAGGGCTGGGCAAGACCAAGATCACCACCCATCTGGTTGGGAGCCAGGCCAGTGATGGAAGCTCCCGACAGAATCCCAGGCAAGACCGTGCTCCCCCTCTTCAGCCTACTTCCTGTCCTGGGCTGTCGCTGTCTTGGCACGGATCAGTACACCCCCACACCCCCAGTTTCTTGACTCCCTGGACTCTGCCACATCTTTCTGGTGTCCGACCCACCTGGAGACCCTCAGGTCCAAGATCTACCGGGCTGCCTTGCTCTGTATCTACCATGGAGCCCCTGCTCCCTGCCTCCTCAGCACCAGCTGGGAGCATCAAGACCGCTCCCTTGCAGATGCCCAGAGTTGGCCGGGAAGGAAGGCCAAGGGGCTGAGGGACTGCTTGGGGACATGCAcacctcccccagcccagccttAGGGAACCTGGCTATGCACGCCCAGCTCTCACCTGGAGGAGCTTGAGGTCTGGGAGCCCCGAGGGCACCCTGGCCAGCTTGTTGTTGTCCAAGTGGAGCTCCCGGAGGGTTGGCAGGAAGCTCAGGCTCCCGTTCTCGATCATTCGGATCTGGTTGTGGCCCAGGCCCAGCCTGTGAGTGGGAGAATGACAGGGACTCAAAGGCTGGAGAGAAGGATGGTGGGCTGGGCGCGAGGGGCCACACAGCACTGAGGGACTCTGGCATTACCCTCGGGCAGTGCCGGGCTGGCCTCACCTGTACAGCTTGGAGTAGCGGAGCAGGTCCTCCAGTTCGATAGCCTGGATTTTGTTGTGGTCCAAGTGGAGTTCATTCAGGGTCTCAGGGAGGTCTGCCAGGAGAAGAGGGCACAGGGGAGAATGCAGGTGCTGAGGGCAGGGGCCCTAGCTCTGCCCCAGGTGGTGGGAGGGGACTGTTGAGCCTTTCCCTGAGTCGACCGGGCCTATCCAGAGCCCCCACCCTGGCCATCTGTGCCGTTGGGGGTGAGGTAGGCAGGCGTGCAGGAAGAGTGGGCTTCCTACCTTTGGGGATGCCAGTCAACTTGGCCTCTGAGATACGCAGGTAGTTGAGCTTCAGGCCATCGAAGGCTCCAGGTTCAAAGCCACTGTTCTCCAGTGGGTTCCCGCCCATCTCTAGGTGAGAGACCTCATTAGCCCGGGAGCCTGGTGGTCCCTGCACAGCCCTGGGTCCTGTCATTTCCGGGCTAGTGTGGTGAGCCCTGCTAACTGCCGGCTGCTCCCATCTCCTGAAAGCAGTTCTGCTAATTTACCGGGCTATTTGTAAACTCTTAGCTGTTCAGCACTGCTAGTCCCAGGACTGCTAGCTCCCCAGGGGCAgcaagaggaaagggaggagggcCAGAGATGCAGACAGGGCTCCCAGAAGCCACCCGGCCCCTGTGGCCCAGTCTTCTCTTTAGCCATGGTGATCACCTGCATAGAGGATTTGCCAAGAAATTCATGGATTATCTTTTGGCTGTTCTCACCATACTCTTTCTTGAACCGAGCCTCTAAAGGTGTCCCTTAGTCTCCCTTCCCCATGCCCCGAGACAAGGCTCTGAAATGTTCTGGGAGGCTTTCAGCTCACCGATGCAGTTCATGTTCCGGAGCCCACTGAACACGCCCTTGGGCACCTTGCGGATGCGGTTGTCGTGGATGCGGAGCTCCACCAGGGAACTGGGCAGGTTGGGCGGGATCTCCACCAGGTGGTTCTTGGAGATGTAGAGCTTCTGCAGCTTCCGTAGGGGGCTGAAGGCCTTCTCGTGGATCTTGGAGATCTTGTTGTTCACCAGGACGAGGGCCTGAAGCAGGGCGGAAGGAGGAGCTGAAGGCGCGGACTCCCTGCCCCACCcgcccctccctcctgccttcctgtgcCTCCCCAGTCCACTGGGCCTCGAGGAGGTCAGTCCGTGCTTGTGAGCAGAGTGCGGGGCAGGAGGCAGCACCCAGGCCCAGCCCTGAGCCTCAGCAGTGCCACCACTGCCTtgcctctccaagcctcagtttcctcacacaCACGCTGGCTACAATGAAATCCGTTCTCCTCTGTCGCTGGGAGGAATGGATGTGATGAAACGTTTTCCGTCACGAAGGGAGCTCGAACCCACATGGGCGAGCTGCAAGCCCGGGAGCTCCCACCACGGCTGGCTCCAGGCTTCACCCTGAAGCCCACGGGTCCCCGAGCTCCTCTCATACCCACACGTCCATGCATATGCACCCACCCGAACCCCTGCCCCCTGCTGTAGGCCTGCTGGTTCCTCCCAGCTCCTTACGTAGAGGTGCTGGAGACCCTTGAAATCATCCTTGCGGAGCTCAGAGATGTCGTTGTTCTGCAGGTCCAGCAGAGTGGTGTCAGGCGAGATCTCTTTGGGCACAGACTTCAGACCTAGGGGCCCCACGACCACCAGCAACATGAACTTGGAGCCATCCAGCCGACTAGCCCCACCGCAGGGAGGCCCAGGGACACACACACGCGACACTGATGGGCACACGGGGATGCCACCACAAGTGGGTGCAAACTGCACAGCTTACAGCCAGATGGCTGAACCCCTCCTACACTCACATCATGCTAGCCACCAGCCCACAGGACCGGCATGTGCCTCCCTCAGACGGGGCTCTCAAGCTGCACCTGTGCCTCCTTGCATGCCCCACTCCCCATCACTCAGGGACAAACCCAGATCGGAGCACTGAACCACCCGCAGGTGGCAGTGGCAGCCAAAAGGACACATGGCGCTGTAGGTGGGTGTGACAGAGTCTGGGTCCAGGACGCCCGAGGTGTCGGCGCCCGAAGCTTCCTCATCATTCATCATGAACGGCCCATCGTCCAGGGTGAAGTCCCAGAAGCCCCTCTGCTCAAAGGGCAGGGCCTGGCTCAGGGCCAGCAGAGACGCGAGGAGCCACAGGGGCCACATGGCGGATGGGCCTGGGGGAAGAGGCAGGGGGATCCTCAGCACCAGTACCCGCCCATCTTCCCCATGCCAGGGGCTAGTGTCCCGTGTGTGCAGTGGCACTGCGTTCCCATCCCTCACCAGGGATGGCCAGACCCTGGGGCGGGAGGCGGAGAGGGTGGAGTGTGGGCAGAGGGCTCCAGGCAGGAAGGGAGTGGATGCTGCTGGCAAGGAGGGTGCCCCTTCCACTCCACTCCCCTCACCCCTtccactaccccctccccatcccGGACAGGACTTGGCTTAATCAGGCGATGAAACGTCTCCTCATTAGCAAGTCTGCAGGCCCCCACACCTCTGAGTCTGCCAGAAGCCTGCTTTAGGGCAGGGGCATCCGTGAGGCTgcgtggaggaggtggaggaggaatcTTAACCATTGGCCCTCAAGGGCTTTGAAGAATTCACTTTTTGGGACGCCACTGTGGCCTCCTACCCGGGCCAATCCTTCCTTTGAGTTCTGGGCTCAGGGCAGCGTGGATGAAGTTAGTTGAGTTTGGCAACTCTGAGTTGCTTCCTACCTCCTGAGCCCCCCTTCCACCCTGCCCACGTTTCTCAGAGACCCTCTAAGGCCAAGGCAGAGAGGCAGGGTGGAGAAAGAGGGGGTGTCCTTTGAGGCCATGAGCAAAGTTGGCTGAGGCAGCACTGAGTGGAGACCCCAGAGGTGGAGGACATGACGCCCCAACACTGCCCCTGGGCCTTGGCTTCCTCCTCTGGACCACCCGCCCCAGCCCCCCtgccccacacacacactgccttGGCTCAAACAGCCCTGGAGCTCCTAGATGTGCCCCTCCCTGCCCACAGCCTCGGCAGCTCAGAGAGGCCCCCCAGGGGAGCAGGCTGCCGCCAGGGTGGCAGGGCAGGGTCAGGCTTGCCTGAGGCCCCCCAAGCCGAGGCGGCGGGTGGGAGTGGAGGGGAAGCAGCCCTGCCCGAGCCTGCCGCCAGCACCCACCTCTGCTtgcctccttcctcctcatcagACACGGTCTCCCGTCCAGAGGCAGCCGGGAATGTGCCCTACAAGAAGAGGCTGGAGCCCTGCCTCTCCTACCACTCCATCCACCCTGACTACCTGGCAAAGGTCCAGGTCTCACCCCAGCCTCACCTTCCCCATCTGTTAAGTGGGAATGAACATGCCTGCCCTGCTCGCCACCCAGCCTGGGGTGGCCCTCGGTGCATCTAGAGACGGGGAGCCCAGCTGGGCAGCAAGGGCCTCTGGCAGACCTGAAGCAGTCGCACGCCCAGGAGACCCTCACTTAGGGCCAGTACTAGCTGGGGAGGGGCAGTCTGGGGCTCCAGCAGGGCGAGGTGAGCCCCCTAAGCCCAGCTGCTGGTTGCAGGGGTCTAAGGAGGCCGTGGGGAGGTGGGAGCTCTGCCCCCTAGGCCAGCACTCTCTGAGCAGCCCCGCCCTGCCCGATGCTTCCCCAGTTGACCTGGGGGCTGGGTTGGCTGCTGGGGGCTGCCGCTTTGGGGTCCTTGCTGCCAGCGGACTGGGGGCCTGAGGCCACTTCGGGGCCAGGTTGGGTCTGAGCACAAGCACTGTGCCTCCAGTTCCATCAATCCCAGGAGAGGGTTGGGATGGAGGCCTGTCCTGTCGCCCCCTTGCAGCTCCTTGGGCGCTCCAGGGAGCATCTGCTGGCATGCGTCCCCTCTGCACTGGCATCCCCTCTAGAAGCCGCCCATGCCCCCTCCCACACCCGTGGACAGAGGGGCCTGTGGTGAGGCTGTGGCTATAGCAGCTGCCAGGCCAGTGGAGTGGCCTTTCCGCAACTGGCCCCAGAGCCCTCCTGAGCCCATAGGCCCTGGGCCATACTGCAAAGTAGGAGTCAGAGCCCAAGGCTTAGTTCAGCTTCCCGCTCATGTGGAGCTGGACTTTATGCTGACCCCTGGGGTCACCAGGAGGCCCCTGCTGGGGCAGCACCCAGCCTCCCTCATTCTTTTAAGCCTTGAGACCCCACAATTGCAACCCAGGGCCTGCCAGCCCCAGGCCGGCCTGGCAGGACTTAGGGGAGCCCCCCGGAGGGTCTTGGCCCCCAAGTAGGGAGAAGGCTCAACACTCACCTACCTGGATGGCGTTTCCCTTCCTCCgggacagggcagggcagggcctctGATGCCTGCTGCCACTGCGGGACCCTCTCCCAGTGCCACTGGACACccgggggcaggaggaggaggaggaggaggaggaggaggagcagcagcagcagcagtgggagAGAACAGGAAGGGCAGGATGGAAGCAGGAGAGCAAgatggagtgggggagggaggagactgCCCTGCCCCTCCCTACCGATGCCCCTGCCAAAGCCGCCACCTCCCAGGGAGAGTGAGTCAGGGCTGGAACACCCCACCAGAGCCCTGGAAAGCTCCGGGGTGGGCAGTCCACCTGGACAGGTGGGGTTGGTGTGGTCTGGCTGGGCCTAGGGGAGgctgtggggaggggctggggaaggctGAGGGGACAGAGGACCATCTGACTATGGCCAGCCTGGAGCCCTCAGGACCCACGCATTGGCCTGGAGGAGGACTCTACAGGGACTCCTGCCCCGGGGCCAGGGgtttccccagcagctgggacttcCCTGCAGGCACTCCTGTTAGGTAATCGGGCCCTCCACCAGGGGAGGGGGCACAGGCGCAGGGCAGTCAGTCATGGCAAGACTGGTCATCGGGGTCTCAGGTGGGTTCCCGGGACCAGCCGTGGGGCAACAAGGACTCTGAAGGCAGGCTGCCTGATATAGTAGGATGTCTGGGGGGTCTCCAAGAGACTGAAAAAGGGGCAAGGGGAAGAGGTTCCCTCGGAGCGGGGAGGGAGGTTGAGGGCTGGGAGGCCCATACACTCGGGCCCCGTGACAGAGGCAGAAGGACAAGGTTTGGCTGGTTTTCTATGGCTCATGGCTGTGCCCAAGCAGTGGGCAGGCTGGAGGAGTGGGGGCCGGGCAGGCTTCCCGGCACATCCCTCATTTCCCCTCAAAGAACTGGCACAAAACTGAGACCTCTCCCGAGGAAGGGACAGGCTCTGTGTCTGAGCCCACAGGAGGCGGCAAGGGGCCCATGAAGCCAGAGGGAGCCAGGGGAGCCTGGGGGGAAGGATCCCCTGGAGCTGGCACGAtgaatatccccattttatggacaCAAAAGCTAAGGCCGAGAGAGAGGCTCTCACTTCCCCCAAATCACTCAGCCTGACTTGGAACTCAGCTTTGGCGCTTCTAGGCCCTGAGCTCTCAGCTGTGCTCCTCAGCCACAGGGGCTCCAGCCATGTCTCTGGGCCCATGAGAGCCTGAATGCCCGAGACTGGGGGTGGCAGTTTGgaggttctggagatggatgggcTCAGCTGTTCTCCCAAAGCCTGGCCCCTGCCTTCTCCCCACCACCTCACACCGAGCCCCTCCCTCCCGCCAgaatatgcacacacacgtacacacatacacacacaaacatacacacagatgcacacatacacatacacactcgtatacacacacatgtgcacacacacatgcacacacctacacaaaacacacatgtacacacatccacacacatccacatacaggcacacatccacacacatacatgcacagacacatgcacactcttatacacacatgtacacacacatatagacacacacatgcatacccatgtatacacattcacatacacatatgtatacacatataaacacacatacacagactcacacatacacatacactcatgcacacacctatacacatacatgcacatgtacacacacatgcacacatacacacgtacacacatgcatacatgcacacgtacacacatgcacacatacacccacatacacatacacatatgtaaacacatacatgcacacatctatacacacatgcatacacattcacatatacatatgtatgcatacacacatacatacacatatatccaCACAGAGGTAAGGCAGGTGaggcccccagcccaggaagcaggAATACCCCATAGTCAGATCCTGAGAGACCCACAGCAAGTCCCTCCAGTCCTCAACTCTCCACTACCACCACTGaagcctctgggcctcagtttcccttcatTGGCCTCCCTGGATGTGTCCTCAGGGACTTCAGGGAGGGTTTCAAGCCCCATCAAAGTGTGCCCTGAGCTCCCTGGATGCCACCTCTTTAGAGCAAAGGACAGGAGCGGCAATGGCATGAGCCCCAGGTTGGGCGACCGCAGGTGTGAGtgagggaggaggctgggcttCCTGGAGCCTCCGCCACCACCCCAATAGGGCCCTCCTTGTCTGCCCCTCTGAAAGCCAGCGCAGTCCTCTGCACTGGATTGCTCGAGGTCACAGCCAAACAAGATGCGTTGGCAGCCTCTGAGAGCATGGAGGGTCCGTGCCAGGCATTCAGGCCAGGCCAAGGGCGGCGGGAGCAGGGCTTGAGGTCTGGCGGGCCCTGGGAGCTCGCCTGCAGACGGTGTGGCTCACAGCTGCCAAGTGGCAGACGCCGGACGCTGTCTCCGCAGCCTCAGCTCTGGGCATCTGCCCCCCTGAGCAACCCGACCTGAACTCTGACACACGTGCCATCTTGCACGCAGCCCTGCAGGGTCCCCGGGACTgtgcccttcctccctcccctctggcCGCCAAAGCCTTTTGGGCCCAGTTTCAATCAGCAGCCAGTTGCTTGTGCCCCGACTGACACCTGGCCTGCCCCCGCCACTCTCCCAGGCCCCAGTCCACCAGTCCCTCCCCACTGATGGCTCCAGCCTGCACTTGGGCATCAACCAGAGAGGGGATGTGTAACCTCCACGGCCTTGCCAAAGCCTGCTGTGTGCGTTCATCTGTGGGAATGGCTGCctgaggggctgggggctggagtGGGGAGGGGTGGACCTTGTGCACCCCAGCCACATTCCAAGCCCCTGCCATTGCCCCAGCATGCCCTTCAGGCAGCCACGCTTGGGTGTCTGCTCCCCTTGCAGCCACGTGTGGAGGGGCCGGGAAACCCTGGCTCATCTGCTGCTCAAATCCTTTCCAGAGGTTTTCTGGCAGGGTGGGGACAAGGGTGGAGTTCTCCCTTGATGCGCCCAGCCACTTCCCACATCTCTGTGCCAGCCCTTTGCAACCTGTGGTGCCCATGTCGAGGTCCAGCCTGTCCCCACAGTCGGCGGAGTGCAGGACTCAGCCCTTCCTGTTGTGTGCTCCTGGTCCTCTGCATGCGGACTACTGCTgcccgccccctccccccactccctgAAGGGATTCTGGGCCTCCTGCTAGAGTCTCCAAGGGAAAGGGAGGATGCTGTCATCTCTCAGAGGCAGAGCAGGGGACTCATGTGATTTCTTTACTTAGCCCCCTGCCGTCCCCCGTTGACTATAAGAAGGAAGCAATACTCTTAAGACTTGATGAaggggtaaactgaggctcagggagttgGCCCCAAactcttgcccaaggccacacagtgagGAAACAGCAGAGCTGGTACTGCACACACTGTCTGTCTGTCCGTCTGTGTCCTTGCCCACTGGAGACAGTGCCACAGGCCCCAAAGCTGGCAGGCCTCACACTTTCGGGGCTGTGCAGGGAGCTCCCCTGGAAGCATGGCCCTTCTCTCTGGATGCCACCATCAGTAGCTCCTCAAGGCCCACAGATCCAGaagcccctcctcagcccccaacACAGCCAGCAGGGCAGCCCCCACCCagcctctcacctctgcctctgtCTGCAGGGGCGTCTCCTGGAAAAGCCATCTTCTCCCCAGGCGAGCACTTCAGGGCCCCAGGGAAGATGCTCCCGGCCTGCTCCCCAGACCCTGgggccctgcctccctccctccctggtaCAGGCCCACCAAGgccaggaggggagaggagggttTCCTGCAGCCCCTCCCTGCCGCAACCCGCTTTCTGCCAGGGGCTCAGGCTGGGCTGGGATTAGCCTCCTTCAGCCAGCCAAGGCGGCCCACAGGCTGCTTAGCCTCAGGCTCCTAGGGCTGCTGGGCTCCCATGGGTGTGTGTACCCTTGCATGAGGGCAGCCTCCAAGACCCATGGGATGGCAGTCAAGGCCAAGCAGGGACTCAGACTTCCAGAGGATAAAAGTCACACTGGCTTCCCAGACTTCCCCTGTCTCCATGGACAGGGCTgccttctaatcttgtggccacCCACGTCTGCCCACTATGCTCCCCTTGACCCATTTGAACACCTCAGGGACCAAACAGGACTGGGATGCCCAGCAGAGGCAAGTTCAAGAGGCCCACAGAGTCTGTTGGGTCCCTGGTCTTCCAGCTCATCTCAGGCCAGTGTTTAAGTGGAGCTCAGGCTTAAGATGCAGTGGACCGGGAGAGTTCCATGCGAAAAGGCTGGCTAGAGCCCCAGGCCCCTAAGCCTCAGAAGTGAGCCCCATGGGAATGGGCAGCAGCTTCACCAGGCCTGCCAGGGAGCCGGGACCTGCCTCGGGCTGGCTGGGATCGGAGCTGCGCAGGTGGGAAGCTGGGAGGGGGAGGGTTCTGCAGTCCTTGGAAGAGCCAAGGCTGGCGGCCCCTCCATAGCCACCCCAGAGCCCCAGAGGCTGTTCTGACCCAGAGCCATGATGGGGCGGGAGAAGAAGGCAAACGGCAGAGGAGGCAGCTGGGGTGGTTTCCAGGAGTCTAGAGTCCCAGAAGGGGCTTCTGGCTGTGGGTTCCAGGTCAGGGAGGGGACCTTCCGGCCTGGAAGGGGACCTGGGGAAGGAGGAATGAAGCACAGCTCCCACCCCTCCAGAAGAGGTGGCCCCAGGCCTTCCCCAGGGAACCTTGGGAAGCTGGTTCTTTCTGGAAGGCTGGAGAAGGGCCTGGCCATGGGTCCTGGAGGCCACTtaggccaggctggcctcaggcCAGGAGGACTGAGCCACGCGCCCTCCCCACAGTGCAGTCCCTCTGCACGCCCCCCCGAACTGGTCCCTCTAAGACTTGCAGAAAGGGCTCTGAGTGGCTGAGCCGTGGCCCCTGCTCTCCCAGCCCAGCATCTGAGCAGAAGAGGACAGGTGCTGGGGCACTGACCGCCCCAGGCCCCGGCCAGCAGGATCCCAGGCTGGGCTGCCTTCTGAGGGAGCCGGTGCCCACCCAGCGGCCTAAAGCCCAAGGCAGGGTGCCCTGGGAAAGCCACCATCACCCCCAGCCCCTCGGTGTGAGCAAGACCCCCTGctggtgtgtccccacccaccaGTGTGGTTCCACGCCTGTCGGGGGCTTGGCGGTGGGCCTGGACGCTAGGGGAGCAACGTGGGGCAGGGACCAAGCTCTCCCGCCCACAGATGAGTGGGAGGAGGTCGTGGTGGGCATGGGAAGACCTTTCCAACAATCAGGGGTGTTGGGGGGTGAGCAAGGCAGGGGAGGGGCC
This genomic stretch from Chlorocebus sabaeus isolate Y175 chromosome X, mChlSab1.0.hap1, whole genome shotgun sequence harbors:
- the BGN gene encoding biglycan, which translates into the protein MWPLWLLASLLALSQALPFEQRGFWDFTLDDGPFMMNDEEASGADTSGVLDPDSVTPTYSAMCPFGCHCHLRVVQCSDLGLKSVPKEISPDTTLLDLQNNDISELRKDDFKGLQHLYALVLVNNKISKIHEKAFSPLRKLQKLYISKNHLVEIPPNLPSSLVELRIHDNRIRKVPKGVFSGLRNMNCIEMGGNPLENSGFEPGAFDGLKLNYLRISEAKLTGIPKDLPETLNELHLDHNKIQAIELEDLLRYSKLYRLGLGHNQIRMIENGSLSFLPTLRELHLDNNKLARVPSGLPDLKLLQVVYLHSNNITKVGVNDFCPVGFGVKRAYYNGISLFNNPVPYWEVQPATFRCVTDRLAIQFGNYKK